From Rutidosis leptorrhynchoides isolate AG116_Rl617_1_P2 chromosome 3, CSIRO_AGI_Rlap_v1, whole genome shotgun sequence, a single genomic window includes:
- the LOC139902296 gene encoding uncharacterized protein, with the protein MGDHRHPGDQSIILHAQNPHGGELQTGCQRQQRLNPNMKEVVKKEVIKLLDAGLIYPISDSPWEKLVNQPILISLDWDKDFELMCDASDYAIGAVHGQRVDQHVRTIYYASKTLNGAQLNYTTTEKERFAVVFAFDKFQSYLVLSKTTVYTDHSALKYLFQKQDAKHRLIHWVLLLQEFDIEIRDKKGAENVASDHLSRSGSISKRDEMPQTGIQICEVFDVWGLDFMGPFPNLNKCVYILVAVDYVSKWAEAKALLTNDARVVVKFLKGLFARFGVPKALISDRGTHFANSLMERVMKKYGVNHHFLTPYHPQTSGQVENTNRALKRILEKTEINLDLERAKEKRVTQLHELEELRLEAYDNSLVYKEKTKRWHDARLIGPKEFNPNDKVLVYNSRFKFSPGKLKSKWTGPYIVKKAYPTGYVELYGNGNTFKVNGHRLKVYRDDINAIELDDIKLYPI; encoded by the exons ATGGGAGACCACAGACATCCCGGGGATCAATCCATCATATTGCACGCACAAAATCCTCATGGAGGAGAACTACAAACCGGTTGTCAACGACAACAAAGACTTAACccaaacatgaaagaggttgtcaaGAAGGAAGTGATCAAACTTTTGGACGCGGGGCTTATTTATCCAATATCCGACTCGCCATGG GAAAAGTTAGTTAACCAACCTATTCTTATCTCTCTCGATTGGGACAAAGATTTTGAATTGATGTGCGATGCGAGCGATTATGCAATAGGTGCGGTTCATGGTCAAAGAGTTGACCAACACGTTAGAACGATTTACTATGCAAGCAAAACCCTAAATGGGGCCCAATTGAACTACACCACTACCGAGAAAGAACGTTTTGCGGTAGTATTTGCTTTTGATAAGTTTCAATCTTATCTTGTACTTTCAAAGACAACCGTCTACACGGATCACTCCGCACTAAAGTACCTTTTTCAAAAGCAAGATGCAAAACATCGTTTGATTCATTGGGTGCTACTTTTGcaagagtttgatatagaaatTAGGGATAAAAAGGGAGCCGAAAATGTGGCATCCGATCATTTGTCAAG GTCGGGATCCATCTCCAAAAGGGATGAGATGCCCCAAACCGGCATTCAAATATGCGAGGTATTTGATGTATGGGGTTTAGATTTTATGGGACCATTCCCGAACTTGAATAAGTGTGTTTATATTTTGGTGGCGGTAGATTATGTCTCGAAATGGGCCGAGGCTAAAGCCTTGCTAACAAATGATGCAAGAGTAGTTGTTAAGTTTTTGAAAGGGTTGTTTGCTAGGTTTGGTGTGCCGAAAGCATTGATCTCGGATCGAGGGACACATTTTGCTAATAGTCTTATGGAGAGAGTCATGAAAAAATATGGTGTAAACCATCATTTTTTGACACCTTACCACCCCCAAACTAGCGGTCAAGTTGAGAATACTAATCGGGCCTTAAAAAGGATTTTGGAGAAGACG GAGATAAACCTGGACCTAGAAAGAGCTAAGGAAAAACGAGTGACACAATTGCATGAATTAGAGGAGCTTAGGTTAGAGGCATATGACAACTCGTTAgtatacaaagagaaaactaagcgTTGGCATGATGCTCGACTCATAGGTCCCAAAGAATTTAATCCCAACGATAAGGTCTTAGTTTACAACTCCCGCTTTAAGTTTTCACCCGGTAAGTTGAAATCTAAATGGACGGGTCCGTACATTGTTAAGAAAGCTTATCCTACAGGTTATGTGGAGTTATATGGGAATGGGAACACTTTCAAGGTTAATGGTCATAGATTGAAGGTTTACAGAGATGACATCAATGCTATTGAGCTTGATGACATCAAGCTCTACCCAATATGA